AGGCCGAGAAGCCGTGTCTCGGGGTCCTCCAACATCGCCTCGAACTTGCGCCGCGCCGCCTCGTGGTCGCCTTCGAGCAGCGAGGCCTGCGCGTCGAGAAGATGGATCAGCGGCTCCTGGTCGGCGCTGATCAGCTTCATCGCCTCCTTCTTCTTCGCCCGCGCCAGCCCGGCGTCGCCCGCCCCGGCAGCGATCATGCCGGTGGAGAGCGCCTGATAGCCGCGGTCGCGCCGGCGCACGCGGAAATAGCGCGACACGAGATAGGGGCTGCGCCAGATGCCCTTGACGATCCACCACGCCAGCATCGTCGCCGCGACGATGGCCGCGACGGCAACCGCCGCCACCATCAGCGTCACCTGGTACTGGTAGCCGTCGAAGGTGACGACGAGGTCACCCGGCCGGTCTGCGAGCCAGGCGAAGCCGAGCCCGAGCGCGAAGACGACGGCGAGGAAGAAAAGGATGCGCAGCATATTTGCCCCCTTATGCCCGCAGCGCGGCGGCGAGCGCCTCGTCGGCCAGCCGGTCGGCGCTATAGCGCGCGCGCAGCCGGCCGATGAACGCCTCGCCGGCCGCCTTGGCTTCCGCCGGCAGCGTCTCGTACTCAGTGAGCGCCCGTTCATAGTCGCCGGCCCGCACCGCGGCGTCGAGCCGCGCCGCGATCTCCGGCACGCCCTCGCCCTCGACCATGCCGATCGGCCGTACCTGGACAAGGCCCATCATCGAGCCCATCAGCCGGTCGACGATGCCGGCTTCAGGGTCGACCGGCCGCGCGGCGGCGATCATGGCGTTGGCGGCGGCGTCCGATTCGGCGGTGATCTGCGCCCGCGTCGGCACGCCGGAGGCGGCGAGCGCGCGCAATTCGTCGAGCTGCGGCGCGTCGGGCACCAGCGCGGCATAGGTGTCGAGCTCGGTCGCGAACGGCGTTCCGCGGTCGATGGCCGCCTTGAGGGACGAGGCGGCGATGATGATCGCCGTCGCCGGCGCCTCGGCCTGCTCGTCGACGCGGCCGGTGAGCGCGGCCACCGCCGCCTCCAGCGCGTCGAGCCGCGCCACTGAGGCGGCCTGCCCCTCACCGCTGGCTGCAAGCTCGCCGCGCAGCACCGCCAGCGCCTGCTCGACCGCCGCCAGCGCCGAGGCCGGCGCGAGGGTCTCGCGCAGGCCGCCAAGATCGGCTTCGAGCGCGGCGATCCGCTCCTCGAACGGGGAAAGATCGGCCGGCGCGGCCGGGGCCCCGCCTTCCGGCGAAGGCCGCGCGGCGATCTCCGTCACCTCGGCGCGCAGCGCCTCGAGACCGGAGGCCAGCTCCGTCACCCGCTCCTCGATCCCGGCAACGCGGGCGTCGAGCGCCTCGCTGCCCTCGCCGGGGGCGGGAAGCGCGGCAAGCTCGCTTTTCAGGCCGGCGATCTCGGCCTCCAGCGCGGCGATGGCGGGGCCGTGGTCGGGCGCGGCCGGCGCGGGCTGGGTCGTCGCCCCCGGCAGCAGCCCGGCGAACTGGAGCCCGGCGGCGATGGCGAGCGCGGCGACGCCGCCGAGAAGGCCGGCAAGCAGACCGCCGCCGCGCGAAGCCGGCGGGGCCGGCGGCGGAGTGACCGGGCGGGACGGTTCTGCGGCCCGCTCGCTCGCGGCCGCATCCTTCGGCGCCTTGCCGGGCGCATCGGGACGGCCGAAGGCGGGCGCTTCGTCCCGCGCAGCGGCCGCGGCCGGCCGCGGATCGACCGTATCGGCGGACTTGGCGGCCGGCTCGTGCGCAACCGTATCCTTCGGAGCATCGCTCGTCTCGGTCCGGTCCCGCACGGGCTCGGCTCCGGCCGCCGGCGCATCGCCCGGCGTCGCGCGCGAGACCTCGTCGGGGGCGAGATCGATCGTCACCGGCTCCTTCTCCGTCCGGGAGTGGCGAGTTCGCGGCGTTTTGACCATTCCGGCGTTCCTCCAGCGGCTGCGGCGGGCCTATGCCTGCCAAGGGTCTGATCTAGAGGCATGGATGGCCGCTGAAAAGGGTGGCAATGCGGCCCGTTCACCCCTGCGACGAAAGGAGCGCCAGAACGGCGTCCTCGTCCGGCCCGGCCGCCACGAAGGTGTTGCGACCCGAAAGCGCCGCCGCGACCTTGGCCGAGATGCAGAAAAACCTCGTCTCTTCAAACAGATGCCCCAACCCGTCCCGTTTCGCAAGTGCGTCGAGCAACTGCCCGCCGCGCTCGGAGAACACCGGCGCGCCCCAGACCGGCGCGTCGCCAAGCCGCGCGCGGACGGTTGCGGCATCGTAACAACGCTCCTCGGCGCGATAGGTTTCGGCGATCTCGACGGCGAATCCCCGCCGCGCGAGGTCCTCCGCGAAGCCGGCGGTGCGCTCGCGCCCGGCCAGATGCAGGAGCCGCGCGCCGGGGGCGAGCGCGTTGCCGATCAGGCCGGCGAGGTCGGCCGCCGTGCCGGCGGCGACCGCGATGTCGGCAAAGCCCGCCTGCCGCGCCGCCTCGGCCGTCGCCGCGCCGACGGCGTAGAGGCGCTTGTCCCGCAGCGCGGCGAGACAGGCCGCCGGCGCGTGGCGCAGCGCATTGGCGCTCGTCGCCACCACCGCGTCGCATGGCCCGGCCGGAGCCATCGGCGTCGCCACGATCTTCGTCAGCGGCAGCACGACCGGCTTGAAGCCCATCGCGGCCAGCCGCGCCGCGGTCGCCGCCGCGCCCGGCTCGGGGCGGGTGACGAGGACGCTGCGCATCAGCCCCAGCCGGCGAAGAAGCCCGGCCCGGCCTTGTCGCGGATGCGCGCGCCGGCTTCCGCGCCGATGCGCGCGGCATCCCCGGCTGCGCCGTCCGCCTCGATCTCGTGGGCCTCGCGCCCGTCCGGCGTCAGGATCGTGCCGGAAAAGGCAAGGCGCGTCCCGTCGATGCGGGCGAGGCCGGCGATGGGCGTGCGGCAGGAGCCGTCGAGCGCGGCGAGGAAGGCGCGCTCGCAGGCGAGCGCCTGCGCCGTCGCCGCGTGGCCGATGGGTGCGAGCAAATCCAGCACCCGCCCGTCGCCGACACGGCTTTCGATGCAGATCGCCCCCTGCCCCGGCGCGGGCGGGAACGCCTCGGCCGGCAGAAGCTCGGTGACGATGTCGGCAAGGCCCAGCCGGCGCAAGCCCGCATAGGCGAGGAGCGTGCCGGCGACCTCCCCCTCGTCCAGCTTGCGCAGCCGCGTCTGGACGTTGCCGCGGAACATCACCACCTCGATGTCGGGCCGCAGCCGGCGAATCAGCGCCTGCCGCCGCAGCGACGACGAGCCGACCACGGCCCCCTGCGGCAGGTCGGCGAGGCGCGGCGCGGCGCGGCCGATAGCCCCGGCGATAAACGCGTCGCGCACGTCCTCGCGCTCGAGAAAGGCGGAAAGCTCCAGCCCTTCCGGCAGCGCGGTCGGCATGTCCTTCGAGGAATGGACGGCGATGTCGATGCGGCGGTCGAGCAGCGCCTCCTCAATCTCCTTGGTGAACAGGCCCTTGCCCCCGGCCTCCGACAGCGGCCGGTCCTGGATGCGGTCGCCGCTGGTGGTGATGACGACGATCTCGAACGCGTCCTCGGGCAGACCGTGCGCCGCCATCAGCCGCGCCCGCGTCTCGTGCGCCTGGGCGAGCGCCAGCGCGCTGCCGCGCGTTCCGATCTTCAACACATCCGTTTGCATGCCGGTCCGTCCGTGATAGGTCGGGCCAGTCCTATCGGGGAACGGCTGGAACGGCAATGATGCGCGTGCTTGGCATCGAGACCAGTTGCGACGAGACGGCGGCTTCGGTCGTCGCGCTCGACGATGCCGGCATGCCGGACATCCTCTCGAACGTGGTGCTGAGCCAGATCGAGGAGCATGCCGCCTTCGGCGGCGTGGTGCCGGAGATCGCCGCCCGCGCCCATGTCGAGGCGCTCGACGGCATCGTCGCGGCCGCGCTTGAAGAGGCGAAGGTCGGCCTTGCCGACATCGACGCCGTCGCCGCCACCGCCGGCCCCGGCCTGATCGGCGGGCTGATCGTCGGGCTGATGACGGCCAAGGCCATCGCCGCCGCCGCGCAAAAGCCGCTGTTTCCGATCAACCACCTCGAAGGCCACGCGCTGACCGCGCGGCTGACCGCCCCTATGACCGGCAATGTCGACTTCCCCTATCTGCTGCTCCTCGTCTCCGGCGGGCACACGCAAATGGTGCTGGTGCGCGGGGTCGGCTGCTACGAGCGCTGGGCGACGACCATCGACGACGCGCTCGGCGAGGCCTTCGACAAGACGGCGAAGCTTCTCGGCCTGCCCTATCCCGGCGGCCCGAGCGTCGAGCGCGCCGCGGCAGAAGGCGATGCTTCCCGCTTCTCCTTCCCGCGCCCGCTGAAGGGCGAGCGGCGGGCCGATTTCTCCTTCTCGGGCCTGAAAACCGCCGTGCGGCAGGCGGCCTCGGCCATCGCGCCGCTGTCGGACAGGGACGTCGCCGACATCTGCGCCTCCTTCCAGCTCGCCGTCACCGAAACGCTGGCCGAGCGCGTCGGCAAGAGCCTCGCCCGCTTCCGCGAGGCCTTCCCTGATATCGCGCAGCCGGTGCTGGTCGTCGCCGGCGGCGTCGCCGCCAACAGGGCGATCCGCGCCGCGCTCGACGCGACGGCGGCGCGGCACGGCGCGCGCCTCGTCGCGCCGCCGCTCAAGCTGTGCACCGACAATGCGGCGATGATCGCCTGGGCCGGCATCGAGCGCCTGCGCGCGGGCCTTTGCGAAGACGACGCGCTCGACTTTGCGCCGCGCTCGCGCTGGCCGCTGGACGAGGAGGCCGCGCCGATGGTCGGCTCGGGCAAGCGGGGGGCGAAGGCGTGAGCGCAGGGAAGCTGAAGATCGCGGTTCTCGGCGGCGGCGCGTGGGGAACGGCGCTGGCAACGACCGCCCTGCGCGCCGGCCACGACTGCGTGCTGTGGGCGCGCGACGGCGAAACCGCCGCGGCCATCGACACGCGCCACGAGAACCCGCGCTATCTTGCCGGCATCGCGCTCGATCCGGCGCTCGCCGCCACGACCGACCTCGACGCCGCCCTTGCCGACGCGGCCTGCGTCCTCGCCGTCGTGCCGGCGCAGGCGATGCGCGGCCTCATCAGTGCGCTGGCATCCCGGCTCCACCCGGGAATCCCCCTCGTCCTCTGCGCCAAGGGCATCGAGCGCGACACCGGCAAGCTTCTGTCGGAGATCGCCGCCGAGCTCTTGCCGGAAACGCCCGTCGCCGCCCTGTCCGGGCCAAGCTTCGCGGCCGACGTCGCCGCCGGCCTGCCCACCGCCGTCACCGTCGCGGCGCAAGACGAGGCGCGCGCGGCCGGGCTTGCCGCGCTTCTGTCGTCGCCTGCCTTCCGCTGCTATTCGAGCACCGACCTGATCGGCGTCGAGGTCGGCGGCGCGCTGAAGAACGTGCTCGCCATCGCCGCGGGCGCGGTCGCCGGGGCCGGCCTCGGCGCCAGCGCGCAGGCCGCGCTGGTGACGCGCGGCTTCGTCGAGCTGCGCCGCGTCGGCGCCGCCTTCGGCGCCGAGCCGGAAACGCTGATGGGCCTTTCCGGCCTCGGCGACCTGATCCTGACCTGCGGCTCGTCCCAGTCGCGCAACTTCTCCTACGGGCTGGCGATCGGCCGCGGCGAAAGCCTCGAAGGCCGCCCGCTCGCCGAGGGCGTGGCGACGGCCGGCATCGCCGCCCGCATCGCCCGCGAGAAGGGCGTCGACGCGCCGATCATCGCCGCTGTGGACGCGCTGCTTTGCGGCCGCATCACCATCGCCGACGCCGTGGCGGCGCTGATGGCGCGGCCGCTGAAAAGCGAATTCGGCGGCCCGTGACCGGCTGCCGGCAATGACCTCCACCGACAAAGACCAAGGGAGACCGACATGATTTTCGCCGTCATCTGCAAGGACTGGCCCGGCAAGCTCGACGTGCGGCTGGCCACCCGGCCCGCGCATCTCGACTACATCAACGCGCTCAACGCCGCCGGCAAGCTGCGGTTCGCCGGGCCGATGCTCGGCGACGACGGCAAGCCGCTCGGCAGCCTCGTGGCGCTCGAAGTGGCCGACCGCGCCGAGGCCGAGCAGATCGTCGCCGACGATCCCTATACCGGGGCCGAGCTGTTCGAAACCGTCGACATCCATGCCTGGAACTGGGCGTTCAACCCGCCGGAGGCGAAGTGATGGCCTATTGGCTGTTCAAGTCCGAGCCGGACGTCTTCTCCTTCGATGGGCTGAAGGCGAAGGGCAAGAAGGGCGAGCAGTGGGACGGGGTGCGCAACTATCAGGCGCGCAACAACATGCGCGCGATGAAGGTCGGCGATCTCGGCTTCTTCTACCATTCCAATATCGGGCTCGAAGTCGTCGGCATCGTCGAGGTCTGCGCGCTGGCGCATCCCGATTCGACCACCGACGACCCGCGCTGGGAATGCGTCGACATCCGCGCCGTGCGCGCCGTGCCGAAGCCGGTGACGCTGAAGGACGTCAAGGCCAACCCGAAGCTGGCCGACATGGCGCTCGTCACCTCGATGCGGCTTTCCGTCCAGCCGGTGACGGACGACGAATGGATCGAGGTCTGCCGTATGGGTGGCCTTACCGGCGACCTCGTGCCGGCTCCCAAGGCGTGACCCTGACCCCGGAACAGGCCGCAGGCTTCATCCGGGCGAACACCGCCCCGATCGCCCCGCCGCATGTGCCGGAGATCATGCTTTTCCTCGCCGACGAAGCGCACGCGCTCTGGCACCGCACCGAGGAGGAGCTTGAGGAGATCGGCCTGCCGCCGCCCTTCTGGGCCTTCGCCTGGGCCGGCGGGCAGGGGCTGGCGCGGCACGTCCTCGATCATCCCGCTCTCGTCGCGGGCAAGCGCGTCCTCGACTTCGCCGCCGGCTCCGGTCTGGTGGCCATCGCCGCGGTGAAGGCCGGCGCGGCCCATGTGCTCGCCGCCGACATCGATCCGTTCTGCGCCGCCGCGGTTCGCCTCAACGCCGAGGCCAACGGCGTCGCGATCGACTTCACCGCCGACGACCTCGTCGGCAGCGCCGGGGGCTGGGACGTGGTGCTGGCCGGCGACGTCTTCTACGACAAGGCCTTCGCTGAACGCCTCTCGCCGTGGTTCCGCGCCCTCAGGGCGCAAGGCGCCGACATCCTCGTCGGCGATCCCGGCCGCGCCTATCTGCCGAAATCGGGCCTTGAGCGGCTCGCCACCTACGAGGTGCCGGTGACGCGCGCGCTGGAGGATTCGGAAGTGAAGCGCACCACCGTCTGGCGGCTAGAGCAACAGGCATTCTGACGAATGCCTGTTGCTCTAGCTGTGGAGCCTCAAGAGGTTGTCGCCGGTTAGATGGAGGCGACTGATTGGTGGTTTGGACTTTAGGCTGCCATGCGGGCGATGCCAATTGTAGCGGTGGAGCCAGATCGGCAGTTCAGCGGCACGGTGGCGTGATGTCGGATAGGCCACGGCATAGGCCCACTCGCGCAAGGCGGTCTGGATGAAGCGCTCGGCCTTGCCGTTTGTGCGCGGCGTGTAGGGCCTGGTTCGGATGTGCTTGAGGCCGAATTCGCGGCAAGCGCGCGCGAAAGCCTTCGAGCGATAGCACGAGCCGTTGTCGGTCATGACGCGAGTGACGGTGATTCCGAGGCTGGCGTAGTAGGCGACTGCCGCCGTGAGGAAGGCGACGGCGCTTTGCTTCTTCTCGTCGGGCAGGATCTGGCTGAAGGCGATGCGCGAGGCATCGTCGATGGCGACATGGACGAACTCCCAGCCGATGCCGCGACTGTTGGACTGGCCGCGCCGATCGCCGGTGATGCGATGGCCGACGCGGTCGAACCGGCCGAGTTTCTTGATGTCGATATGGATCATCTCGCCGGGATGGGCACGTTCGTAGCGCCTGACCGGCGCGGCCGGCTCGATGTCCTTGAGCCGCGACAGCTCGGCGCGCCTGAGCACCCGGCTGACGGTGGCCGGCGAGACGCCAACCTCATGGGCAATGTGCTTGCCGGTCCAGCGCAGCCGACGCAGCACCACAATACGCTCGGCGATCGACGCCGCGGTGGCCTGCGGCATATGGGCGGGCCGCGAGGATCGGTCGCCCATGCCGGACCGCCCTTCCGCCTTGTAGCGCTCCACCCAGCGCGCCACGATCTTCGCCGACACGCCATAGGTCCGTGCCGCATGGGCTTGGGAAAGACGCCCCTCAATCACCGACAGCGCCATCTCCTCTCGACGCAACGGCGTCAGGCGGGCATTCTTGTGGATGTTCATTCGGACCCTCCGGTGGATGCTGAAGCTTGGTAACTCCAGTC
The window above is part of the Aquamicrobium sp. genome. Proteins encoded here:
- a CDS encoding methyltransferase → MDRGLPYGWPYRRPRAGSQGVTLTPEQAAGFIRANTAPIAPPHVPEIMLFLADEAHALWHRTEEELEEIGLPPPFWAFAWAGGQGLARHVLDHPALVAGKRVLDFAAGSGLVAIAAVKAGAAHVLAADIDPFCAAAVRLNAEANGVAIDFTADDLVGSAGGWDVVLAGDVFYDKAFAERLSPWFRALRAQGADILVGDPGRAYLPKSGLERLATYEVPVTRALEDSEVKRTTVWRLEQQAF
- a CDS encoding EVE domain-containing protein: MAYWLFKSEPDVFSFDGLKAKGKKGEQWDGVRNYQARNNMRAMKVGDLGFFYHSNIGLEVVGIVEVCALAHPDSTTDDPRWECVDIRAVRAVPKPVTLKDVKANPKLADMALVTSMRLSVQPVTDDEWIEVCRMGGLTGDLVPAPKA
- a CDS encoding phage tail protein; this encodes MTIDLAPDEVSRATPGDAPAAGAEPVRDRTETSDAPKDTVAHEPAAKSADTVDPRPAAAAARDEAPAFGRPDAPGKAPKDAAASERAAEPSRPVTPPPAPPASRGGGLLAGLLGGVAALAIAAGLQFAGLLPGATTQPAPAAPDHGPAIAALEAEIAGLKSELAALPAPGEGSEALDARVAGIEERVTELASGLEALRAEVTEIAARPSPEGGAPAAPADLSPFEERIAALEADLGGLRETLAPASALAAVEQALAVLRGELAASGEGQAASVARLDALEAAVAALTGRVDEQAEAPATAIIIAASSLKAAIDRGTPFATELDTYAALVPDAPQLDELRALAASGVPTRAQITAESDAAANAMIAAARPVDPEAGIVDRLMGSMMGLVQVRPIGMVEGEGVPEIAARLDAAVRAGDYERALTEYETLPAEAKAAGEAFIGRLRARYSADRLADEALAAALRA
- a CDS encoding NAD(P)H-dependent glycerol-3-phosphate dehydrogenase, with the protein product MSAGKLKIAVLGGGAWGTALATTALRAGHDCVLWARDGETAAAIDTRHENPRYLAGIALDPALAATTDLDAALADAACVLAVVPAQAMRGLISALASRLHPGIPLVLCAKGIERDTGKLLSEIAAELLPETPVAALSGPSFAADVAAGLPTAVTVAAQDEARAAGLAALLSSPAFRCYSSTDLIGVEVGGALKNVLAIAAGAVAGAGLGASAQAALVTRGFVELRRVGAAFGAEPETLMGLSGLGDLILTCGSSQSRNFSYGLAIGRGESLEGRPLAEGVATAGIAARIAREKGVDAPIIAAVDALLCGRITIADAVAALMARPLKSEFGGP
- a CDS encoding IS481 family transposase, with amino-acid sequence MNIHKNARLTPLRREEMALSVIEGRLSQAHAARTYGVSAKIVARWVERYKAEGRSGMGDRSSRPAHMPQATAASIAERIVVLRRLRWTGKHIAHEVGVSPATVSRVLRRAELSRLKDIEPAAPVRRYERAHPGEMIHIDIKKLGRFDRVGHRITGDRRGQSNSRGIGWEFVHVAIDDASRIAFSQILPDEKKQSAVAFLTAAVAYYASLGITVTRVMTDNGSCYRSKAFARACREFGLKHIRTRPYTPRTNGKAERFIQTALREWAYAVAYPTSRHRAAELPIWLHRYNWHRPHGSLKSKPPISRLHLTGDNLLRLHS
- a CDS encoding uroporphyrinogen-III synthase, which encodes MRSVLVTRPEPGAAATAARLAAMGFKPVVLPLTKIVATPMAPAGPCDAVVATSANALRHAPAACLAALRDKRLYAVGAATAEAARQAGFADIAVAAGTAADLAGLIGNALAPGARLLHLAGRERTAGFAEDLARRGFAVEIAETYRAEERCYDAATVRARLGDAPVWGAPVFSERGGQLLDALAKRDGLGHLFEETRFFCISAKVAAALSGRNTFVAAGPDEDAVLALLSSQG
- the hemC gene encoding hydroxymethylbilane synthase, translated to MQTDVLKIGTRGSALALAQAHETRARLMAAHGLPEDAFEIVVITTSGDRIQDRPLSEAGGKGLFTKEIEEALLDRRIDIAVHSSKDMPTALPEGLELSAFLEREDVRDAFIAGAIGRAAPRLADLPQGAVVGSSSLRRQALIRRLRPDIEVVMFRGNVQTRLRKLDEGEVAGTLLAYAGLRRLGLADIVTELLPAEAFPPAPGQGAICIESRVGDGRVLDLLAPIGHAATAQALACERAFLAALDGSCRTPIAGLARIDGTRLAFSGTILTPDGREAHEIEADGAAGDAARIGAEAGARIRDKAGPGFFAGWG
- the tsaD gene encoding tRNA (adenosine(37)-N6)-threonylcarbamoyltransferase complex transferase subunit TsaD, which gives rise to MRVLGIETSCDETAASVVALDDAGMPDILSNVVLSQIEEHAAFGGVVPEIAARAHVEALDGIVAAALEEAKVGLADIDAVAATAGPGLIGGLIVGLMTAKAIAAAAQKPLFPINHLEGHALTARLTAPMTGNVDFPYLLLLVSGGHTQMVLVRGVGCYERWATTIDDALGEAFDKTAKLLGLPYPGGPSVERAAAEGDASRFSFPRPLKGERRADFSFSGLKTAVRQAASAIAPLSDRDVADICASFQLAVTETLAERVGKSLARFREAFPDIAQPVLVVAGGVAANRAIRAALDATAARHGARLVAPPLKLCTDNAAMIAWAGIERLRAGLCEDDALDFAPRSRWPLDEEAAPMVGSGKRGAKA
- a CDS encoding YciI family protein, which gives rise to MIFAVICKDWPGKLDVRLATRPAHLDYINALNAAGKLRFAGPMLGDDGKPLGSLVALEVADRAEAEQIVADDPYTGAELFETVDIHAWNWAFNPPEAK